The region ATCTAAAGTCGGTAATGTTAAAATATGCTGTTCTAAACCGTTTGTCGGAGCAGGGAACATCTTAGTTGTTTCTTGTCTTTGGTAATTAGATGCCGTGAAAGTTTGAGTTGTGATGTTGTTTTCACTGTGATCATTTGGCTGAGTTGAATGATTAGCTAAGACATTGAAAGAGAAGAGTGAGATGGCTAAGGCTGTCGTCGTTAATGCATGTTTAGCAATATTAAGGGGCGATGAATTCATATAATCTCCAAAAATAAAATGATGTACTTTAAGTTACCGACTTTTATAAACGATACCAAAAACAAAAAGGGTTAAATTAATTTATTACTTTCTTAATTGAATGATTTTCACTCGATAGATGAGATGAAATCATGTATGTTTGAATATACCTATGCTTTATAACCTGTTATCTAGCATTGAGTAGACGACAATATGCTTAATTAGGTCTATTTTTAGTAGATGAGATAAATAGCAAAGGAAAATTGATGAATATTGAGTTAATCGGAAATTTTGTAGGATTAACGCTGGCTCATACCGCTTTTATTGGTAGCGGGCAAGATGGTGAGTTAATGGTGCCATACATTATTTTACAGTCTGGAGCGAAAAGGGAGGTACAAAACTTTGAAGCTGAGACCCAGCAAAAAGCGATAGAACTTGCTCATAAGGCGATTGACAAGCAGCAAGCTTCGGTGGATGCTTGGGCGTATGCCCAAGAAGGTGTGATTGAGTTAGCAGATGGCACTAAACAAGATGTGTACCTAATTAAGGCGTGGTCGAATGATTTAGCTGAGCCTATTGAACTTTATCAAAGGACGCAATCCGTCCCCTTTAAACTGATTGGTAGTATACAAATGCTCAACTTTGAGAAGGCTGGTTTTACTATGGATCAAGCTGAAACGTTCATGAATGCACTCAATACTGGTATTTTGTCCCATAAAAGTGCCAATGAAAATTGGAAAAACTGGTTCGAGTGATCATGAGTGTAGTGCTTTTTTGCGATTAACGTGATCGAACATTGATGGTGTTTAGCTTAGTTGCCATGAATAATCGATATGGATTGTCTTTTGAGTCTCCTTAATGACATCTGCAAACAGATGTATGTAGCATCTTGAGGTCGTGTGGGAATACACCAAAGGACAATAAAGCAAAAGCTTGAGAGAAATGATGGTTATCCATGACTAATAAATGCTGCTGATTGATTTGAATAAAGGGTATTTTTTGCCACTTTCTTCATTGCGTTTGTTAACTGGCTCAGTTGTTTTTTTGATATAATATAAGGTGGCATAATATAGATAAGGTTTGAAAAAGGTCTTATCCAGACACCCAAATCGACAAATTCTTGTTGTAATTGAGCAGTATTGACTGTCGAATTCATCTCTATAACCCCAATAGCCCCTAACACCCGTACATCTTTGACTTCAGGATAATGAATGACTTCTTCCAGTTCAGCCTTTAATTGAATTTCTATATCAATAACTTGCTGCTGCCATTCATTGTTTGCCAATAGTGCTAAGCTCGCACAGGCAGCAGAACAAGCTAGCGGATTGCCCATAAAGGTAGGACCATGCATAAACACGCCTGCAGGAGAGTCACTGATCCCTTGGGCGACCTCATCACTGCACATGGTGACAGCCAGGGAAATATATCCACCTGTAAGCGCTTTACCTAGGCAGAGAATATCCGCTTCAACGACTGCCCCATTGCTAGTGGCATGCTCATAAGCGAATAGCTTACCTGTACGGCCAAAGCCTGTGGCAATTTCATCAAGGATGAGTAACACATTAAATGCATCACACAATTTACGCAGGCCGATTAAATATTCAGGGCTGTAAAAGCGCATACCGCCTGCACCTTGCAGAATAGGCTCGATAATAACGGCAGCGATAGTGTCATGCTTAGAGTCGAGTGTTGCGTGCATTTCATCAAGATCGCTTGGATCAAAAATTTGACCAAATTTTGTTTGCGGCGCGCTAACAAACTCGTGTTGAGTGACGGAATCACCAAACATAGTATGCATACCGCCTTCGGGATCACAGACGCTCATGGCTGCAAAAGTATCGCCATGATAACCGGACTTTACCGTTAGGATCCGTTGTTTTTGTGGCTGCTCTCGGCCTTGCCAATATTGCAATGCCATTTTTAGTGCTACTTCAACGGCAATGGATCCTGAGTCAGCCAAAAAAACTTTAGTCAGCTTAGGGCTAGTGATCTTCACCAGTTTTTTCGATAACTCAATCGCTGGCTGGTGAGTGATCCCGCCAAACATGACATGACTCAAGGTATTAAGTTGATGTTGCATCGTTTGAATGATTGTCGGGTGGCTATAACCATGAACACAGGCCCACCAAGAACTGGTGCCATCAACAAGCTTGCGCCCATCGTGGAGTGTGAGCTCACAGCCTGTAGCTGAGGCGACTCCGAATGCTGGCAGAGCATTATTCATCGACGTGTACGGATGCCAGATATGTTGTTTATCAAAATTGAAGTCAATTGAATGGTTATTAACAGAGACATTGCAATGAGTATTGCTGGCCATAAATTATCCTATAGTAAACCTTGTGTTCGGTTTGTCGTTGACAGATTACTGTCTACAGGTATCCTAGGCAAGATAAAAACAAATAATATTGAGCTGAAAGGGTAAGGTTAATGTCGGATATGCAGATACGCCATGATTGGCAACGTGATGAGATAGAAGCACTGTTTGCTTTACCTATGAATGATCTATTGTTTAAGGCTCACTCGATCCATCGTCAGGTTTATGATCCGAACGAGATCCAGATCAGCCGTTTACTGTCGATTAAAACCGGTGCTTGTCCGGAAGATTGCAAATATTGCCCTCAAAGTGCACGTTATGATACCGGTCTTGAGAAAGAGCGATTAATCGAGATTGGAAAAGTGTTGACTGAAGCCCGTAGCGCTAAAGCGGCGGGAGCATCACGTTTTTGCATGGGAGCTGCGTGGCGCAACCCCCATGCTCGTGATATGCCGTATCTAAAAGATATGGTGCGTGAAGTTAAGTCTATGGGCATGGAGACATGCATGACATTAGGCATGATATCGCCAGATCAGGCGGGAGAATTAGCCGAAGCAGGTTTAGATTATTACAACCATAATCTGGACACCTCGCCAGAATATTATGGCGACATCATTACCACCCGCACTTATCAAGATAGACTCGATACCTTGTCCAATGTACGCGCGGCGGGCATGAAAGTCTGCTCCGGTGGTATTGTGGGTATGGGGGAGCAAGCCAGTGATCGTGCCGGATTATTGCAGCAGCTTGCTAATATGGAGGAACATCCAGATTCAGTGCCGATTAATATGTTAGTGAAAGTGGCGGGGACACCGTTTGAAAACCTCGATGATCTCGACCCTTTAGTATTTGTCAGAACCATCGCAGTCGCTCGCATCTTGATGCCATATTCTCGAGTACGCCTTTCTGCTGGCCGTGAAAGCATGAGCGATGAAATGCAGGCAATGTGCTTTTTTGCTGGTGCGAACTCTATTTTTTATGGGTGTAAGTTATTGACCACCAATAACCCTGAAGAAAATGATGATATGGCTTTGTTTAGACGTCTTGGTTTGCACCCAGAACAAGGCAAGTATGCCACGATTGAAGAGGATAAAGCAGTATTTGAAAAAGCAACCGCTAAAGCGAATGCCATTAAAGATAAGCAAAGTGCTGCTTTTTATGATGCCGCAGCCTTATGAACAGTCAGTATTTTTACCATGAATGAGTGTGCCCATTTCCCAGAGATAGTGTCCATGTCATTGTCTGAAAAAATGCACATGAAACAGACTCAGCTTAAGCAAGCTGGGTTGTTGAGGGTGAGACAAAAAATAGATCCTGCTTCGGTGAATCAAATATATCCTTCGATGGTATTGTCCGTTGATGGGGTGGAACACATCAACTTCAGCAGTAATGATTATCTGGGTTTATCTCAAGCGCCAGAGATGCTAGATGCGCTTTGTTTAAGTGCAAAGCAATATGGCGTAGGAAGTGGATCTTCACCCTTAGTCACTGGTTACGGTCATGCACACCAGTTACTTGAGGAGCAGCTTTGCCAAGTGACAGGCCATGAAGCAGGTTTGCTTTTTTGTTCAGGTTTTAGTGCCAATACGGCTCTGATGAAAACCTTGTTCAATACTGGGGATACCGTGGTGGCCGATAAACGGGTACATGCCTCTATTGTCGATGGTTTAGTGGACAGTAAGGCGACTTTAAAACGTTTTTTGCATAACGATCTTGCCAGTGCTGAACGACTCATGTCGAAATATGCCCCACAAGCATTGGTGACAGAAAGTATTTTCAGCATGGATGGCGACGTAGCACCACTGGCAGATTTATCGCGTCTATGCCGTGAAAATAACACGTGTTTTATTGTCGATGATGCTCACGGGTTTGGGATTCAGCCAGCCCTTCCGGCGACGATGAAACCAGTGAATGCATCCATTGCCGATATTCAGGTTGTGACCTTTGGTAAAGCGCTAGGGTGTCAAGGAGCCGCCATTCTTGGGAGTCAGCTCCTTATCGACTTTTTGGTCTCGAACGCCCGGGAATATATTTATTCGACGGCGCTGTCACCCATTAATGCCAGCCTTGCGTTGACAGCGGTAAAGTTGACACAAACTTCTGAGTTAAGGGCAGTTAAATTGGCAGAAAATATTGCTTACTTTAAGCAATCTTGCCTTTCAGCCAAGATATGGTTGAGTGAGTCTATGACGCCGATCCAACCTTTGATCATCGGTGATGTGGATAACACATTAGCCATTGCAGAGAAGTTGAAAAGCTTAGGCGTGTGGGTAGGGGCTATTCGTCCTCCTACAGTGCTTAAGGGCAGTGCACGACTGAGGATAACGATCACAGCGTTACATACCCATGGTGACATTGACACATTAGTCAACTCGTTAACCTTGGCCCTTGGTTAATCGTCATGAATGTGAACATTCAGACAGCTAGTGATTAGATGAGTGTATAGAGATGAGATCAGAGCAAGTCATTGATAGGATTAACGAGCGAAGTAACACAGATGTCATTGCCGAGTGTTTTTCTGCGGCGGCGAACACCTATCACCACCATAACAGCTTACAGAAAATCTCAGCACAGAAGCTGCTTAACGAGATGAGCCCAAGTGGTGTGTTACTGGATATTGGCTGCGGACCCGGAACTGATTTTAGCTATTTTATTCATTTAAAGCATGTTATTGCACTTGATATTGCGCAAGGAATGCTTGATCAGGTGGAGCGTCATTTCCCCACATATCAAACAATATGCAGTGATGCTAAAGCCATCCCTTTAGCGCAAAACAGCGTCGATACTGTGTATTCAAATCTGGCATTACAGTGGTGTGATGATATCAAGCAATCTTTTGACAGTACCGCTTTAGCACTTAAATCTGGCGGTAATTATCACTTAGCTATCGTGGCTCAAGACAGTTTACCTGAGTTAACAGAGTTAGGGTTTAGGGCTAATTCATTCAGAAGTCTACCTAATATCGCATCCCAGTTTGATCCAGAGGTGTGGCGAATTAAGTCAGCAGCGGTAGAAACCATTACCGTTTACTTTACTAGTTTAAAAGCCTTACTTTATTCGATTAAAGGGGTCGGGGCTTCGATACATACTGGTGCATCACCGTCTAATTCGACTTCATCAGTATTAAGCCATGGCATACGTGGTCGTGGTGATTGGCAAAAACAGTTAGTGAAAGCTGAAAGGATGCGGCAAGAGGCAGGTTTACCTTTGACGTATCACATTGCACGACTACATATCGAAAAAAGGTAATAGATGATTTATTTTGTGACGGGGACTGATACAGATTGCGGTAAAACCTTTATCGCTTCGGCGTTGTTATGTCAGGCTAAGAACGCAGATAAATCCACTTTAGGGCTTAAACCCATTGCCTCAGATTGTGAGGCAACACCACTAGGGTTGAGAAATGCTGACGCACTGAGTTTAATGGCTCAATCGAGTATTGAGTTAGCTTACTCACAGGTGAATCCGATTTCATTTAAGCCCGCCATCGCCCCGCATATTGCAGCAGAGAAAATGGGAGTCGATATCTCTCCTAGTAGAGTCTGTGACAGTTTGACTCCTGTACTCTCATTACTTAGTCAAGAGGATTTCTGTCTGATAGAAGGGGCGGGAGGTTGGCGTTTGCCACTGGGGGAAGGTCAGTTTCTTTCACAAGTGGTTAAGCAACTGTCTTTACCGGTTATTCTTGTGGTGGGTGTGAAGTTAGGGTGCTTAAATCATGCTGTGTTGACCCAGGAGGCGATGTTAGCTGATGGCATCAAGATAGCCGGTTGGGTGGGTAACATCCTTGATCCTAATATAGCCTACCTTGAAGAAAATTTGACTTCTTTACATCAACTGATGACATCTGCTTGTGTCGGTGTCGTCCCCCATTTACAAGATTGTTGTGTTGAGCGCGCAGCACTTGAGCTCAATATCGATATATTGACATGATTGGGGCATGACAGTGGGGTTACTTTCATTTTAATCGACCAAATCCCCCCAAGTGCCGATGGTGTTTGGGGGGATTAAATGGTGATAATATGGGGGATCTCGTTAGTCGTTCAATCCTCTGCGCAGAAGGAGGGCATCGGTGTTCGGTTTTTCTCCTCTAAAACGGATATAACTTTCCATTAGATCTTGACTATTACCTTTTGAAAGAATGGTCTCTCTATATTTATTGCCATTTTCTAGTGTTAAACCGCCGGTTGTTGCCATATAGGAAAAAGCATCGGCCGCTAATACTTCAGTCCATAAATAAGCGTAATACCCTGCTGAGTATCCACCGCCAAAACTGTGATTAAAATAGCTGGTTTTATATCGAGGAGGAACAGGTGCGTAATCTATGCCGTGTTTGGCAAGCATGTTATGTTCGAATGTCTCCACATTATCTATTTGAGTATTAGGCGTGATTGAATGCCATTCCATATCGATAATCGCAGCTGCTAAATACTCAGTGGTGTCGTGACCTTGATTAAACTTGTGAGACGCGAGTATCTTATTTAATAATGCGCTCGGGATCGGTTCACCTGTTTGGTAATGCTTAGCATAGTGAGAAATCACTTCAGGGTTGATGTCCCAATCTTCATTAAACTGAGAGGGGAACTCGACGAAATCACGTGCAGTGGCTGTCCCAGCGATACTAGGGTATTTCACCTTGGAAAATAATCCGTGAACAGCATGACCAAATTCATGGAACATAGTAGTGACCTCATCGAAGGTCATTAAGGTTGGATTTCCTGCTGCTGGCTTAGGAATATTGAGTGCATTGTAGACAACGGGATGAGTACCTAAAAGATCCGATTGTGTGACAAATTCATCCATCCAAGCACCACCATTTTTACCCGGTCTTGCGTAGGGATCGAGGTAGAAAATACCAATAGAGCTTGCATCCTTGTTAAACACTTCGAATGCCATGACATCTTTGTGCCATACAGGCAGATCTGTACGGGGTTTTATGTCGATACCATAGAGTCTGTTCATGGCATAAAATAACCCATCTTCTAATACACGATTAAATTCGAAATATGGTTTAATTAAACTTTCATCTAAGCTGTATTTTTGTTTGCGGACTTTTTCTGCATAAAATGCCCAATCCCATGGCTGTAGCTCAAACGTTGCGCCCTCTTTGTTCATTATGTCTCGAATGTCTTGCGATTCAGTTTTGGTTTTGGCGACGGCTTTAGGCACGAGATCATCGAGGATGGCAAATACTGCGTCGGGTGTTTTAGCCATCTGATCGGCAACAGTATAGGCTGCCCACGTTGGGTAACCCAGTAGCACTGCTTTATCAGCACGCAGTTGTGCCATTTTGATGGCTAAGGGACCATTATTGCTTTTTGCTCGCTGTGATGACGTTTGCCATATTTTTTGACGTAGCTCTCGATTGGTTAAACTTGCCAGTATGGGCTGTCTAGTGGTGTTGACTAGCGTGATCATATAGCCTTTTTCACCCGCTGAATCAGCGGCTGTTGCGAGGGAAGCAATTTCATTGTCCGATAAGCCATCAAGTAGGGCTTTATCGTTAACCACAATGACATCATGTTTAAATGATGCTAACACATTTTGTGAAAAATCAGCACTTGCTTTTGCCAGTAACGTATTGATACTGCGTATTTTAACCTGATCCTGCAATGACAATTTGGCGCCCGCACGAAGAAAGTCATTGTAATAAATTTCAGTCAGGTATTTTTGTTCGCCTTTCAGTAAATTTCTATTTTGGTAAATACTCTCTACTCGCGAAAAAAGTGCTTGATTAAGGTAGATATTATCTTCGTGGTGGGTAAGTTCTGGGAGGATATTATTTTCTATTTTCAACATGCTATCATCAGACATTAGCGCTGATAAATTAAAAAAAGCACGGGAGACCCGGTTTAGTTGCTCACCTGATGTTTCCATTGCAGAGATAGTATTGTCAAACGTGGCTGAAGCGGTGTTATTAACGATAGCCGCAATTTCTGTATTGTGTTGCTTCATTCCGAGTCGAAATGCAGGTAAGTAATCGCTTGAAACGATTTGATCGAATTGAGGGGCTTGGTCTTGTAATGGACTTGGATAAAATAATACGTTGTCTATTGTCTGTGTGCTCATATTGACCTTTATGTGGGGTTGAGCGGGATCAATCACTTGAGTAGAGCATCCATTTAAAACAAATACTATGCCAATTGTTATTAGATTCTTGCGCATATGAAATCTCTTCTTCTTTATTTGTTGGTGAACCTTTTTATTCGTTAACTTGTGTTGTTAACTTTTATCTGAACACCCTAGCAAGGTTTAAGCCTACTGCATAATGTTAAATCTGGATCATTGTGGATCTTTTCCTGCCATGTATGATTTACGCAGTCGTTATAGTGTGTGTTTTATTTTTGATTTCTCCCTTGAATTTTCATTTTTAGGACATATTATGTCTTTAACGATGTAGGATCTGGTACTCAAGTACCTAATTAGGAGCTTAGTTAATGCGTATTTTATTATTGATAGCAACCAATATGGCAATTTTACTTGTCGCATCAATTGTGATGTCACTGCTGGGTGTTAATACCTCGACGATGGGAGGTCTCTTGGTGTTTGCCGCGCTCTTTGGTTTCGGTGGTGCTTTTATTAGCTTGGCTATTTCTAAATGGATGGCAAAGAAAACCATGGGGTGTGAAGTGATCACCAATCCACGTGATAACACTGAACGCTGGTTAGTTGACACGGTGGCTCGTCAAGCTAAGCAAGCTGGGATTAAGATGCCTGAAGTGGCTATTTATCAGTCAGAAGAACTTAATGCTTTTGCGACTGGGCCAAGTAAAGATAATGCATTAGTGGCAGTCAGTAGTGGGTTGCTTTATGGCATGAGTCAAGATGAAATAGAAGGCGTATTAGCACACGAAGTGAGTCATGTGGCCAATGGCGACATGGTGACATTAACGTTAATCCAAGGTGTGGTAAATACTTTTGTCATCTTTGCTGCTCGCGTGGTCGCGGGAATGATTAATAATGTTGTGTCAAGTAATGACGAAGAGGGTGAAGGTTTAGGGATGTTCGCTTATATGGCGGTGGTTTTTGTCTTGGATATGTTGTTTGGTATTTTAGCTTCGATGATTGTGGCTTATTTTTCACGCATTCGAGAGTTTAAGGCCGATGAGGGTGCAGCTAAACTTGCCGGTAAAGAAAAGATGATTGCGGCTCTTGAGCGTTTACGCCAAGGTCCAGCTACGGGAGCGATGCCTGCTCAAATGTCTGCACTGGGTATCAATGGTAAGAAGTCCATGTCAGAATTGATGATGAGCCACCCTCCTTTGGAAAAACGCATTGCTGCACTTCGCAATCGTTGATTTTATTAAGTATATTGACAATTCATCTTAAGGTGAATTGTCAATCATATAGAGAAGTGACCGAGTTCAGGGGCGTTAATTGCGCCTGAATCCATTCAGTGTAATTCAATATTTCATAACGAAAACATAGGTTGCTTCTCCTCATGCTCTGCAGGAGTTCCGATAAAATACCTGCATCAACAAGGGAATAACCATTGCCTCAATCACTGCCTTATTCTGCCATCCTATTGTGACTCTAAAACGGCTTCTTGAAGTGGCTTGAGTATCTCTCTTTGTCGCCCCGACAGATAGTCAGCTTGCTGGCTTGGATAATATTATTTATATGCTGGTTTTCTATACTGAAAGTAAAAATTTCATCTCTATGTCTACAGTAATTAGCTTTAGTCATGTTAGCTTTTAGAGAGTTAACAAAAAATTAATGTTTTTTTACTTAATAGAGCTTTGAAATACACTCAAATTGCTACATAATAGCAACAATTAAATGTGGACCAGATTTTGTTTAAATATAATCCATAAGAGTTTGATATAGCTTTATAAAGTGTTAGTAGTTAAGTATTAGGTCGAAGGTGAGAATAGCCGTTCGGCACAATAACCTTAATACTTTATGTTGACGATGTTAACAGCTATCCCTTACATACTATGCATTAGCGGTTGTTAGTGCCGTTCGTTCTTTTTCTAATACGTACCTACAGAAAAAGGATCACCACTTTAACACAAGCGGCCTTTAAACAGAATAGTGAAGTGTGCTTGTTATTATGCCCCCAGAGCCGATGAATAATACAAGGCTTGAGGGCGGAACTCTTTACTATTTTGTTGATAACCTAAGTAAGTAATAGGTTACAGGCTTTATTTGGTATCACTCATATTTTGTTGCCTCTAGGGGTTGTCAATATGGTTAATTTTGTCGACATGGAGTCGCAGTATGTTTAAAGTCATAAACTGGGTCGTCATTTCTCGATCTAATCTTCTCACTGATTTACTTGATACTCGTTGGCCTCAAGAGTTTTTAGTCAAGTTACTTAAAATACCTCCAGAGAATGTCGAGCTTGAGGTTACAAATGGAGATTTCTCACTGATTATCATCGATCTAGCGACGGTTGATATTCAAAAGGCATATCAAATTCAGCGTTTCGTTGAAAAAAAATTATCTGCACGGGTTGTTTTTTTACACTTCCCTAGGCAAATAGATGCGCGTTTTCTTATTCATTCAACAGTGACAGCAGGAGTCTTTTTTTGTAATACGACTTTGGAAACAATCGGTCATAGTTTGGGAAATATTTTAAGAGGTCAGTCTGTTATACCAGCAGAGCTGCTACAGCGAAATCAAGATAATGTATCTCAAGTTGATGGCACTGATAGCCTCACAATGCGTGAAAGAGAGGTTTTGCAAGCACTGCTAAGAGGCAGTACAAATGTGGATATAGCCAATCAACTTTTTGTGAGTGAAAGTACGATTAAAACTCACCTTTATCGCGCTTTTAGAAAGATTGGTGTGTCGAGTCGAGGTCAAGCTATTGCATGGGCACAAACTCATTTGCATGAGGTACGTCATTAGATAATAGTATATTAATTAAGACTTAATTGAGTGTTTACTGAGCGTTTTATAGTGAATTAAAATGCTCAGTAAATAAAATTTAAGTCGTTGAAGATAGTTAATTAACGAAGCCCTGCCTTTAATCTATATTGGAGGGTTTATCGATTCATT is a window of Shewanella sp. VB17 DNA encoding:
- the bioB gene encoding biotin synthase BioB, with the translated sequence MSDMQIRHDWQRDEIEALFALPMNDLLFKAHSIHRQVYDPNEIQISRLLSIKTGACPEDCKYCPQSARYDTGLEKERLIEIGKVLTEARSAKAAGASRFCMGAAWRNPHARDMPYLKDMVREVKSMGMETCMTLGMISPDQAGELAEAGLDYYNHNLDTSPEYYGDIITTRTYQDRLDTLSNVRAAGMKVCSGGIVGMGEQASDRAGLLQQLANMEEHPDSVPINMLVKVAGTPFENLDDLDPLVFVRTIAVARILMPYSRVRLSAGRESMSDEMQAMCFFAGANSIFYGCKLLTTNNPEENDDMALFRRLGLHPEQGKYATIEEDKAVFEKATAKANAIKDKQSAAFYDAAAL
- a CDS encoding aminotransferase class I/II-fold pyridoxal phosphate-dependent enzyme; this encodes MSMSLSEKMHMKQTQLKQAGLLRVRQKIDPASVNQIYPSMVLSVDGVEHINFSSNDYLGLSQAPEMLDALCLSAKQYGVGSGSSPLVTGYGHAHQLLEEQLCQVTGHEAGLLFCSGFSANTALMKTLFNTGDTVVADKRVHASIVDGLVDSKATLKRFLHNDLASAERLMSKYAPQALVTESIFSMDGDVAPLADLSRLCRENNTCFIVDDAHGFGIQPALPATMKPVNASIADIQVVTFGKALGCQGAAILGSQLLIDFLVSNAREYIYSTALSPINASLALTAVKLTQTSELRAVKLAENIAYFKQSCLSAKIWLSESMTPIQPLIIGDVDNTLAIAEKLKSLGVWVGAIRPPTVLKGSARLRITITALHTHGDIDTLVNSLTLALG
- the bioD gene encoding dethiobiotin synthase; protein product: MYFVTGTDTDCGKTFIASALLCQAKNADKSTLGLKPIASDCEATPLGLRNADALSLMAQSSIELAYSQVNPISFKPAIAPHIAAEKMGVDISPSRVCDSLTPVLSLLSQEDFCLIEGAGGWRLPLGEGQFLSQVVKQLSLPVILVVGVKLGCLNHAVLTQEAMLADGIKIAGWVGNILDPNIAYLEENLTSLHQLMTSACVGVVPHLQDCCVERAALELNIDILT
- the bioA gene encoding adenosylmethionine--8-amino-7-oxononanoate transaminase; the protein is MASNTHCNVSVNNHSIDFNFDKQHIWHPYTSMNNALPAFGVASATGCELTLHDGRKLVDGTSSWWACVHGYSHPTIIQTMQHQLNTLSHVMFGGITHQPAIELSKKLVKITSPKLTKVFLADSGSIAVEVALKMALQYWQGREQPQKQRILTVKSGYHGDTFAAMSVCDPEGGMHTMFGDSVTQHEFVSAPQTKFGQIFDPSDLDEMHATLDSKHDTIAAVIIEPILQGAGGMRFYSPEYLIGLRKLCDAFNVLLILDEIATGFGRTGKLFAYEHATSNGAVVEADILCLGKALTGGYISLAVTMCSDEVAQGISDSPAGVFMHGPTFMGNPLACSAACASLALLANNEWQQQVIDIEIQLKAELEEVIHYPEVKDVRVLGAIGVIEMNSTVNTAQLQQEFVDLGVWIRPFSNLIYIMPPYIISKKQLSQLTNAMKKVAKNTLYSNQSAAFISHG
- a CDS encoding response regulator transcription factor; this encodes MFKVINWVVISRSNLLTDLLDTRWPQEFLVKLLKIPPENVELEVTNGDFSLIIIDLATVDIQKAYQIQRFVEKKLSARVVFLHFPRQIDARFLIHSTVTAGVFFCNTTLETIGHSLGNILRGQSVIPAELLQRNQDNVSQVDGTDSLTMREREVLQALLRGSTNVDIANQLFVSESTIKTHLYRAFRKIGVSSRGQAIAWAQTHLHEVRH
- the htpX gene encoding protease HtpX, yielding MRILLLIATNMAILLVASIVMSLLGVNTSTMGGLLVFAALFGFGGAFISLAISKWMAKKTMGCEVITNPRDNTERWLVDTVARQAKQAGIKMPEVAIYQSEELNAFATGPSKDNALVAVSSGLLYGMSQDEIEGVLAHEVSHVANGDMVTLTLIQGVVNTFVIFAARVVAGMINNVVSSNDEEGEGLGMFAYMAVVFVLDMLFGILASMIVAYFSRIREFKADEGAAKLAGKEKMIAALERLRQGPATGAMPAQMSALGINGKKSMSELMMSHPPLEKRIAALRNR
- a CDS encoding M3 family metallopeptidase; the encoded protein is MRKNLITIGIVFVLNGCSTQVIDPAQPHIKVNMSTQTIDNVLFYPSPLQDQAPQFDQIVSSDYLPAFRLGMKQHNTEIAAIVNNTASATFDNTISAMETSGEQLNRVSRAFFNLSALMSDDSMLKIENNILPELTHHEDNIYLNQALFSRVESIYQNRNLLKGEQKYLTEIYYNDFLRAGAKLSLQDQVKIRSINTLLAKASADFSQNVLASFKHDVIVVNDKALLDGLSDNEIASLATAADSAGEKGYMITLVNTTRQPILASLTNRELRQKIWQTSSQRAKSNNGPLAIKMAQLRADKAVLLGYPTWAAYTVADQMAKTPDAVFAILDDLVPKAVAKTKTESQDIRDIMNKEGATFELQPWDWAFYAEKVRKQKYSLDESLIKPYFEFNRVLEDGLFYAMNRLYGIDIKPRTDLPVWHKDVMAFEVFNKDASSIGIFYLDPYARPGKNGGAWMDEFVTQSDLLGTHPVVYNALNIPKPAAGNPTLMTFDEVTTMFHEFGHAVHGLFSKVKYPSIAGTATARDFVEFPSQFNEDWDINPEVISHYAKHYQTGEPIPSALLNKILASHKFNQGHDTTEYLAAAIIDMEWHSITPNTQIDNVETFEHNMLAKHGIDYAPVPPRYKTSYFNHSFGGGYSAGYYAYLWTEVLAADAFSYMATTGGLTLENGNKYRETILSKGNSQDLMESYIRFRGEKPNTDALLLRRGLND
- a CDS encoding methyltransferase domain-containing protein — protein: MRSEQVIDRINERSNTDVIAECFSAAANTYHHHNSLQKISAQKLLNEMSPSGVLLDIGCGPGTDFSYFIHLKHVIALDIAQGMLDQVERHFPTYQTICSDAKAIPLAQNSVDTVYSNLALQWCDDIKQSFDSTALALKSGGNYHLAIVAQDSLPELTELGFRANSFRSLPNIASQFDPEVWRIKSAAVETITVYFTSLKALLYSIKGVGASIHTGASPSNSTSSVLSHGIRGRGDWQKQLVKAERMRQEAGLPLTYHIARLHIEKR